The candidate division WOR-3 bacterium genome contains a region encoding:
- a CDS encoding V-type ATP synthase subunit D, with protein MENITPTRMNMLIKKRQIKVAESGASLLKNKRDALLSEFLNLIKPLLKEYKELDEILTKAVNTLIFALGKDGSEELRSAALASAKELILKMKEKKVWGVSIPEIEKKDGKKNILLRGYSPFSVTTRIDETADSFEILIDKILSIVPLEIRFKRIGEEIKKTTRRVNALEQKIIPQLKEEVNYIRRVLEDREREDKFRMKLLKKKRA; from the coding sequence ATGGAAAATATCACTCCCACAAGGATGAATATGTTGATTAAAAAAAGGCAGATAAAAGTAGCAGAAAGTGGTGCTTCTTTGCTCAAAAATAAAAGAGATGCTCTGCTTTCTGAATTTTTGAATCTTATAAAACCGCTTCTAAAGGAATATAAGGAACTTGATGAAATACTTACAAAGGCTGTTAATACTTTAATTTTTGCTCTCGGAAAGGATGGTTCAGAAGAATTGAGATCCGCTGCCCTTGCTTCAGCTAAGGAACTTATACTTAAAATGAAGGAAAAAAAAGTATGGGGTGTTTCAATACCTGAGATTGAAAAGAAAGATGGAAAGAAAAATATACTTTTAAGAGGTTATAGTCCCTTTTCAGTTACAACAAGAATTGACGAAACAGCTGATTCCTTTGAAATTTTGATAGATAAGATTCTTTCAATTGTTCCTCTTGAAATTAGGTTTAAACGAATAGGTGAAGAGATAAAAAAAACAACAAGGAGAGTTAATGCTCTTGAGCAGAAAATAATACCACAACTTAAGGAAGAAGTTAATTATATAAGAAGAGTGCTTGAGG
- a CDS encoding Ig-like domain-containing protein, with protein MKFSKKIFLLFIFSSCGYKAPPPGKPDFENPKIKVINLKDKDTIRDTIKISLEVEDNSKIKWVKMIVDGKEFIIDTIPPFEFKLSPPQKKINILFQAMDKWENIGSSKTFEIFGPFIDTVKVDTLKKKKK; from the coding sequence ATGAAATTTTCTAAAAAGATATTTCTCCTTTTCATATTTTCCTCCTGCGGCTATAAAGCACCACCACCTGGAAAACCGGATTTTGAAAATCCAAAAATTAAGGTAATTAATTTAAAAGACAAAGATACTATAAGAGACACTATTAAAATATCCTTAGAAGTTGAGGATAATTCAAAAATTAAATGGGTAAAAATGATTGTGGATGGTAAAGAATTTATAATTGATACAATACCCCCTTTTGAATTTAAATTATCACCACCCCAAAAAAAAATAAATATTCTGTTTCAAGCAATGGACAAATGGGAAAATATTGGAAGTTCAAAAACTTTTGAAATTTTTGGTCCCTTTATAGATACAGTAAAGGTTGATACTTTAAAGAAAAAGAAAAAATAA
- a CDS encoding cytochrome c family protein, whose protein sequence is MKTFLILFLIKAADSPFKDLPHPDSFDFVIALNSDVGNNFEPCGCGNPPFRGGELSKRVFVIKRLKEKYGKKLLTFDTGNYVSPSSNRNLLKIFKDILKMMDIKAMALLNREASSRKEDIEYLVRNLKYPYFNMNSEYSELLTPYEDFILSGIKIYFTSYIPKGSLSQLPEYEKNIFDKLKEKLKKESSILFIVTPYNTELPFDSNCNVFNIIGNSTKFDVSFKKEKGIYSLTISRYGLYMPLVFFAKKGNKIEVKKVLNIPLDNKIEKDLEVEKLKEKWENMRKKEIEDIRKKFMERSQRENSFPLSSACKNCHIQEYLKWKNTKHSKAIDVLISLKKERDFKCLSCHTTGYGKLGGFQSMESSKELANIHCSECHYVDLRNHLSDKRAITYKEENCKKCHNQDQSPDFEYAKYWEKIKH, encoded by the coding sequence ATGAAAACTTTTTTAATTCTTTTTCTTATTAAAGCAGCAGATTCACCCTTTAAGGATTTGCCTCATCCAGACTCCTTTGATTTTGTGATTGCACTTAATTCTGATGTTGGTAACAATTTTGAACCCTGTGGATGTGGAAATCCACCCTTTAGAGGAGGAGAACTTTCAAAGAGAGTTTTTGTTATAAAAAGATTGAAGGAAAAATACGGTAAGAAACTCCTTACCTTTGACACGGGAAATTATGTGAGTCCATCTTCTAACAGAAATCTTTTAAAGATTTTTAAAGATATATTGAAGATGATGGATATTAAAGCAATGGCTCTTCTTAACAGAGAAGCTTCATCAAGAAAAGAAGATATTGAGTATCTTGTAAGAAATTTGAAATATCCCTATTTCAATATGAATTCAGAGTACAGTGAGCTTTTAACTCCTTATGAAGATTTTATATTAAGTGGAATAAAAATTTATTTTACCTCTTATATTCCAAAAGGCTCATTATCACAGCTTCCAGAATATGAAAAAAATATATTTGATAAATTAAAAGAAAAACTGAAGAAAGAAAGTTCAATTCTTTTTATAGTTACTCCCTATAATACTGAATTACCCTTTGATTCAAATTGTAATGTTTTCAATATTATAGGTAATTCAACAAAATTTGATGTTAGTTTTAAAAAGGAAAAGGGAATTTATTCTTTAACTATTTCAAGATACGGCTTATACATGCCACTCGTTTTCTTTGCAAAAAAAGGTAATAAAATTGAGGTTAAGAAAGTTCTCAATATTCCTCTTGATAACAAAATTGAAAAGGATTTAGAGGTAGAGAAATTAAAGGAAAAATGGGAGAACATGAGGAAAAAAGAAATAGAGGATATTAGAAAAAAATTTATGGAAAGGTCACAAAGGGAAAATAGTTTTCCTTTATCTTCAGCCTGTAAAAATTGTCATATTCAGGAATATTTAAAATGGAAAAACACAAAACATTCAAAAGCAATTGATGTTCTTATTTCTTTAAAAAAAGAAAGGGACTTTAAATGTTTATCCTGTCATACAACAGGTTATGGTAAATTGGGTGGTTTTCAATCAATGGAAAGTTCAAAGGAACTTGCAAATATCCATTGTTCTGAGTGTCATTATGTTGATTTAAGAAATCATTTAAGTGATAAAAGGGCTATTACATATAAAGAGGAAAACTGCAAAAAGTGTCACAATCAGGATCAGAGTCCTGATTTTGAATATGCTAAGTACTGGGAAAAAATAAAGCATTAA